The Gemmatimonas aurantiaca T-27 DNA segment CGACACGGGCGGCGTCGGTGCTGATCACGCTGCTGCTCACCTCGCTCGCGTTTGGCGTGATCGGGCGGCAGGAAGTGCTGCGTGATGCCGTCGACGATCGCACGCACGATCTGGCGCGGGCCAACGACGAACTGCGCCGCAAGGGCGAAGAACGCCTGCAGCTCGAAGAACGGCTGCTGCATTCGCAGAAGATGGAAGCGGTGGGCACGTTGGCCGGTGGCATTGCGCACGACTTCAACAATCTGCTCACGGCCATCGTCGGGTTCACCCAGCTCTCCGAGCAGCAGGTGAGCGCACTGCAGAACGCCTTCGCTGGGTCGGCAGAGTCCGATCGACTGACCGAATTACGCCAGGATCTCACCGAGATTCTGAAGGCGGCCGATCGCGCCTCGTTGCTCACGGCGCAGTTGCTCACCTTCAGTCGCCGTCAGACGGTCACGCCGTCGCGCGTGAACATGAATGGCACCGTGCACGACATTCAGCGCATGCTGCGTCGACTCATCGGCGAGCAGGTTACGCTGGTCACCGAGGCCTGTGAACAGCCATTGCCTGTCATGGCGGACAGTGGTCAGTTGGCGCAGGTGGTGGTGAATCTGGTCGTCAATGCACGTGATGCGCTGCCCAACGGCGGTGTCATTCGGGTCACCACGCGAGCGCTCGACATCGAGACCAGCAGCGATGCCCCGTGGCCCGGTTTGCCCGTGGGGCAGTGGGTGCTGCTCTCGGTGCAGGACGACGGCATGGGTATGCCCCCAGATGTCGTGGCCCGCATGTGGGAACCGTTCTTCACGACCAAACAACTTGGCGATGGCACCGGCCTCGGACTGAGCACGGTGCATGGCATCGTGACGCAGGCTGGTGGGCATGTCTATTGTGACAGCGGCGTGGGGCGTGGCACGACCGTCACGATCGCCCTGCCGCGGTTGGCCCACACATTCGAGGCGGTCACCGAACCGGCACTCATCGCCGCGCGTGCCGATGGCGAAGTGATTCTGGTGGTGGAAGACGAAGCGGGGCTGCGTCGACTGGTCTCGGAAATCCTGCGCCGGAAGGGCTATCAGGTGCGTGTCGCGCAGGACGGCACGGATGCGCTGGAGCAACTCTCCGCGGGGCTGGCGCCGGCGCTCGTGCTCACCGACGTCGTCATGCCGCGCATGGGAGGCCGGGAATTGGCCGAAGCCATCACCGAGCGGGGATGGCAGTTGCCCGTGCTGTTCATGTCCGGCTATCAGGCGGGCGAAGAGTTGCCCGACGACGAAGAACATGCCTTCATCGGCAAACCGTTCACGCCCGAGGCGCTGGTCACCCGGGTGCGCAACGTGCTGGTGCGAAGCTGAGGCACGTGCTGGAGCGCGCTGGCGCGTGACTCAGCCCGCCCCACTCAGAGGCGGCGCATGGTGGTGACGAGTTGCTCGAGGTGGGCCAGGTAGCGGTCAAACGCCTGCCGCCCTTCGGCGGTGAGCCGATAGGAGGTACGCGGCGTACGTCCGGCAAATTCCTTGGTGCACACCAGATAGCCGGCATCCTCGAGCTTGCGCGCATGCACACTCAGATTGCCGTCGGTGAGCTGCAACAGATCACGGAGCTCGGTGTGCGTGCGTGACTCGCCGCTCGCCAATGCCGTGACGATCGCCAGACGCGCACGTTCGTGAATGAGCCCATCGAGGGCAGGGATCTGTCCTACCATCTCTCCATCGATCGCCTCCAGCGTCGGCGCGCGCTTTGGTTCCGGAGTGGAACGCGGCACGGACGCATCGACGTCGGACAGGCGGGCCAGCTTGCGATTGGCACGAGCGCCCATGTGCTCCTCAACCTCCGTACCGGCGACGCACGATCTCGCCGGTGATCAGGTGCCCTGCGCCAAAACCGATTGCCATCATCCCATCATGCCACGACTGCGGGAGGGCCGCGGCGATGGCCGAGCAGACCAGCAGCGACATGCCGAATCGCGGCACCACACGAGCGGTGGATACCGCTCCCGCCGCCAGGACACCAACGCCGTAACACCCGAGCCAGATCGGCACGAGCATGGACCAACTGTCAGCGCGCCACGCGGTGACCGTCAGCACCACGCCAAGTAG contains these protein-coding regions:
- a CDS encoding hybrid sensor histidine kinase/response regulator, with amino-acid sequence MPGPSRLRTRSIVAALLTFVGALLVGVAFDRWYGESLMERERERVRAYVAPYAGAIEGVFNRHVGRLAGLVAFVDAQPSVSSMHAAFPTIAEGLRAAAPGLRALQLNRAGRIVATFPMADSARLLGYDLLSDPRPEIRGDVRRAMDSDHMVISGPSALLQGGVGLILRQRVSNVRAGFPDLVTMVLDLDPLFEEADGAAVPKSVRTVLLDRRGQALRGDLGDVTEPTMTPVRIGDGDWTVLASPVGGWGAAVADDLRPTRAASVLITLLLTSLAFGVIGRQEVLRDAVDDRTHDLARANDELRRKGEERLQLEERLLHSQKMEAVGTLAGGIAHDFNNLLTAIVGFTQLSEQQVSALQNAFAGSAESDRLTELRQDLTEILKAADRASLLTAQLLTFSRRQTVTPSRVNMNGTVHDIQRMLRRLIGEQVTLVTEACEQPLPVMADSGQLAQVVVNLVVNARDALPNGGVIRVTTRALDIETSSDAPWPGLPVGQWVLLSVQDDGMGMPPDVVARMWEPFFTTKQLGDGTGLGLSTVHGIVTQAGGHVYCDSGVGRGTTVTIALPRLAHTFEAVTEPALIAARADGEVILVVEDEAGLRRLVSEILRRKGYQVRVAQDGTDALEQLSAGLAPALVLTDVVMPRMGGRELAEAITERGWQLPVLFMSGYQAGEELPDDEEHAFIGKPFTPEALVTRVRNVLVRS
- a CDS encoding winged helix-turn-helix domain-containing protein; amino-acid sequence: MGARANRKLARLSDVDASVPRSTPEPKRAPTLEAIDGEMVGQIPALDGLIHERARLAIVTALASGESRTHTELRDLLQLTDGNLSVHARKLEDAGYLVCTKEFAGRTPRTSYRLTAEGRQAFDRYLAHLEQLVTTMRRL